Part of the Salmo salar chromosome ssa10, Ssal_v3.1, whole genome shotgun sequence genome is shown below.
TGTAATTTGTATTATTCTGATTTAGTTAATGATGTGTATATTCTGTTGTGTTGGGTCTCGTCCCTCTCAGTGCTCAGTGAAGAACTGCACCGTCCCGTTCCATGTGACGTGTGCCTTCGAGTACAGCCTGGAGATGAAGACCATCCTGGATGAAGGAGACGAGGTGAAGTTCAGGTCCTACTGCCTGAAGCACAGCAAGCCCAAGAACCAGGCCTCCTCCGACCCACCAGCCCCCGGCCTCAGCCCCTGTCAACCAGCCCACAACAAGCAGCCCAAGGCAGGGGAGCCAGGCTCCGGTCTCAGCCCCTCTGAGCCAGCCCACAACAAGCCGCCCAAGGCAGGGGAGCCAGGCTCCGGTCTCAGTCCGGCCCGGCCCAAACCTCCCGTAGACCCAGAGAGGGGTGGCCTAAGGGCCCAGAGGTTACTAGAGCTGGAGGAGGAGTTTTCTACTCTGATTCACCCGGAGGAGCTGGCCCTGAACCTGGGTCTCCCTCCCACCTTGCTGGACTTCATCTACCAGTACTGGAAACTGAAGAGGAAGAGCAACTTCAACCGTCCTCTGCTGCcccctggtgaggaggaggataacTTGCTGCTGTTGCCTCATGAAGACAGCATCCACACACGAATGAGGATGTTCATGCATctccgacaggacttagagaggGTTAGTATTAATTATTAGTTAGATTATAGTAGTTAGATCATTTAAAATAGATATATTAGAAGACAGCGGCTACGTACGAATGAGGATGTTCATGCACCTCCGACAGGACTTAGTGACTGGTTGATTTATATTATATCAGGGCTcgtcaaccctgttcctggagagatacccctcctggaggttttaactccaaccctgttcctggagagatacccctcctggaggttttaactccaaccctgttcctggagagataccctcctagaGGTTTTAACTCTGACCCTGGAGGGTatcctccaggaacagggttggagttaaaacctccaggagggtatctctccaggaacagggttggcgtTAAAACCTACAacagggtatctctccaggaacagggttggagttaaaacctacaggagggtacagggttggagttaaaacctacaagagggtctctctccaggaacagggtttgagttaaaacctccaggagggtatctctccaggaacagggttggagttaaaacctccaggaggggtatctctccaggaacagggtttgagttaaaacctccaggagggtatctctccaggaacagggttggagttaaaacctccaggaggggtatctctccaggaacagggtttgagttaaaacctccaggagggtatctctccaggaacagggttggagttaaaacctacaggagggtacagggttggagttaaaacctctaggagggtatctctccaggaacagggttggagttaaaacctctaggagggtatctctccaggaacagggttggagttaaaacctacaagagggtctctctccaggaacagggtttgagTTAAAACCtctaggagggtatctctccaggaacagggtttgagttaaaacctccaggagggtatctctccaggaacagggttggagttaaaacctccaggaggggtatctctccaggaacagggttggagttaaaacctacaggaggggtatctctccaggaactgggttggagttaaaacctacaggaggggtatccctccaggaacagggtcagaGAGACTTGATGTAATGTAATCAAGCTCATCCATATTTGTTCTAGGTTAGCTCCAGGTACACATTTTCTGTGCCAGTTATAGTATCATACTATTATATCCTGGTTACTGAGGAACCTTCCAGGTATTTCAATGTCTATCTCAAAATGGGGCGGACAAACTACGGCTCTCCGTTGAATTTCAAAATCCCGATCAGACCCCTGAGCCAAAAAGTTTACCCACCTCTGATATAGAACATAGCCTTCTCTACCATGTTGGGTCAATGTCTGCTCTCTTGACGGGCCGTGTTGTGTCCCCTACAGGTGAGGAACCTGTGTTACATGGTGAGTCGGAGGGAGAAGCTAAAACTGTCTCAGAGCAAAGCCCAGGAACAGATCTTCAACCTCCACGTCAAACTGCTCAATCAGGAAATCTCCGCTGGTAAGatactggttgtgtgtctgtgtgtcctctaTCCAGAAGAGGAACAGACTAACATTCTATCCTAGGGTGGAGTTGGGACTCCAGGTTAACGTTCTATCCTAGGGTGGAGTTGGGACTCCAGGTTAACGTTCTATCCTAGGGTGGAGTTGGGACTCCAGGTTAACGTTCTATCCTAGGGTGGAGTTGGGACTccgggttaacctctctaggctaggcgggacgaattcgtcccacctacgtaacagccactgctatcctgtggcgcgattttcaaaaccttaaaaatcctattacttcaatttctcaaacatatcactattttacagccatttaaagacaagactctcgttaatctaaccacactgtccgatttcaaaaaggctttacaacgaaagcaaaacattagattatgtcagcagagtaccaagccagaaataatcagacacccatttttcaagccagcatataatgtcaccaaaacccagaagacagctaaatgcagcactcacctttgatgatcttcatcagatgacaaccctaggacattatgttatacaatacatgcatgttttgttcaatcaagttcatatttatatcaaaaaccagctttttacattagcatgtgacgttcagaactagcatacccccgcaaacttccggggaattcgctaacattttactaaattactcacgataaacgttcacaaaaagcataacaattattttaagaattatagatacagacctcctctatgcactcgatatgtccgattttaaaatagctttttggtgaaagcacattttgcaatattctaagtacatagcccaggcatcacgggctcgcttatttagacacccggcaagtttagcactcaccataatcatatttactattataaaagtttgattaccttttgttgtcttcgtcagaatgcacacccaggactgctacttcaataacaaatgttggtttggtccaaaataatccatcgttatatccgaatagcggcgttttgttcgtatgcgttccagacactatccgaaatagtaaagaagtgtcgcgcgcatggcgcaattcgtgacaataaaattctaaatattccattaccgtacttcgaagcatgtcaaccgctgtttaaaatcaatttttacgacatttttctcgtagaaaagcgataatattccgacagggaatctccttttcggcaaacagaggaaaaaaatcccaaaggcgggggcggtcggggtcacgcgcataagcccagtgtcccttgataggccacttgagaaaggcgataatgtgtttcagcctggggctggaatgacgacattctgttttttcccgggctctgagcgcctatggacgacgtgggaagtgtcacgttagagcagagatccttagtaaatgatagagatggaaaagaagttcaagaaatggtcagacaggccacttcctgtaaaggaatctctcaggttttgacctgccatttgagttctgttatactcacagacaccattcaaacagttttagaaaatgtagggtgttttctatccatatgtaataagtatatgcatattctagttactgggtaggagtggtaaccagattaaatcgggtatgttttttatccagccgtgtcaatactgccccctagccctaacaggttaacattctaTCCTAGGGTGGAGTTGGGACTCCGGGTTAACGTTCTATCCTAGGGTGGAGTTGGGACTCCGGGTTAACGTTCTATCCTAGGGCGGAGTTGGGACTCTAGGTTAACGTTCTATCCTAGGGTGGAGTTGGGACTCTGGGTTAACGTTCTATCCTAGGGTGGAGTTGGGACTCTGGGTTTAACGTTCTATCCTAGGGTGGAGTTGGCACTCCGGGTTAACGTTCTATCCTAGGGTGGAGTTGGGACTCCGGGTTAACGTTCTATCCTAGGGTGGAGTTGGGACTCCGGGTTAACATTCTATCCTAGGGTGGAGTTGGGACTCCGGGTTAACGTTCTATCCTAGGGCGGAGTTGGGACTCTAGGTTAACGTTCTATCCTAGGGTGGAGTTGGGACTCCAAGTTAACGTTCTATCCTAGGGTGGAGTTGGGACTCCAGGTTAATGTTCTATCCTAGGGTGGAGTTGGGTTAACGTTCTATCCTAAGGTGGAGTTGGGACTCCAGGTTAACGTTCTATCCTAAGGTGGAGTTGGGACTCCGGGTTAACGTTCTATCCTAGGGTGGAGTTGGGACTCCAGGTTAACGTTCTATCCCAGGGCGGAGTTGGGACTCCAGGTTAACGTTCTATCCTAGGGTGGAGTTGGGACTCAtggtgtttgtctctctctccaggtctgccggtggacagcatgttgttccgGCCTCCTCCCAGAATCACCCTGAAGCTGAAGATGCCCAAAGTGTCGCTGGGTAACGGGAAGACCGGCTTCAAGTCAGGAAACGGCCCCCTGTGTCCAGATAACAGCGGGAATGTTCACGAACGTAGTGGTGGAGGGAAGGGGctggggaaggaaggaggggggcTGGGGAATGAAGGAGGGGGGCTGGGGAAGGGTAAAGGAGGAGGTAAGCCTCAGCTCCATGGGCGAGGCAAGAGAGAGGAGCTCTCCAATGGCATTCTACTGTCAACCTCTACCTCAGGTCAGTCATGTAGAGAAGGTAGTACCACCATTGGACCAGCACTGACCAACAGCATGTCCAGAGCCTCAGCCCTGCCTATCAAATCTACTGGCAAGCCCCTGACTGGCAAAACCTTACCGGGTAAACCTCTGGCGCTCCCAGTCCACTCCTCCTCCAATGGAAATGTTAAACTGGACCCAGACAGAGTTGGGCACGTCCCCAAATCCAACGGTGTGACGGAGAAGATGGTGGTCGTGACCCAGAAGGACACCGCTTGTCAGACCCCCAGTGAACAGGAAGCTGGTGAGGGGTCAGGGGGCAAGGGAAGCCAGTCAACCAGCTTCAGGAGGTCAACCATGGAGCACTTCAACCGGTCGTTCAAGGAGGCGACGGTCAGCTTGGTGCGGACCACGGAGGACCTGCGGGGGGACAAGGTGTCCCAGGGGGGTAAAGGCACCAGATCAGCCAAGGACCGAACCTGGGCCAAACCACTTCCTGGAGTCCCCCAGGGACTCGGTGGTACCAGACCACCACCCTACCAGGAGACGGACGGATACTGCCCTGACCTGGAACTCAGTGACTCGGAGCCAGAGGCTAAAGGTCAGAAGTGGAGGCAGGGTAGGGGTGACTCGGGGGGCCAGGCaggaggagactacagcagggggaACAGCAGAGGGAAACAGGGCCTGGGGGGGTCCAGTAAGACCTCAGCACAGAGGTGACATCCCTGACCCCTCACCTACTGTAGACACTGGCCCCAGCTCTGTCACTCCCTCTCTGACCACTGGagcccagaccagaccagccaTAGAGCAGCAGGGGCCAATGGCAGCCATCTATTGGTCAACTGGGACCAGGGCCCCCTACACTGGCTGGGGCATCCATCTATTGGTCAACTGGGACCAGGGCCCCCTACACTTGCTGAGGCATCTATCTATTGGTCAACTGGGACCAGGGCCCCCTACACTGGCTGGGGCATCCATCTATTGGTCAACTGGGACCAGGGCGCCCTACACTGGCTGGGGCATCTATCTATTGGTCAACTGGGACCAGGGCCCCCTACACTGGCTGGGGCATCCATCTATTGGTCAACTGGGACCAGGGCCCCCTACACTGGCTGGGGCATCTATCTATTGGTCAATTGGGACCAGGGCCCCCTACACTGGCTGGGGCATCCATCTATTGGTCAACTTGGACCAGGGCCCCCTACACTGGCTGGGGCATCTATCTATTGGTCCGCTGAGACGCATACAGACAGGAGCAAAGGACTGATGCATGGCGGGCGTCCTAGCCCAGATCATCACCTCAATGGGACTCCGACATGgaccttctatctctctctctccgacatGGACCCTCTATCAATCTCTCCCCGACATGgggaccctctatctctctctcccccgacatggaccctctatctctctctctccgacatggaccttctatctctctctctccgacatggaccttctatctctctctctccgacatggaccctctatctctctctcccccaacatggaccctctatctctctctcccccgatatggggaccctctatctctctctccctgacatggaccttctatctctctctctccctgacatggaccctctctctctctctccccgacaTGGACCCTCTGTTAtggaccctctatctctctctccccgacATGGACCCTCTGTTatggaccctctctctctctctccccgacatggaccctctatctctctctccctgacatggaccctctatctctctccccgaCATGGACCCTCTGTTATTGACCCTCTGTTAtggaccctctatctctctctccccgacATGGACCCTCTGTTAtggaccctctatctctctctccccgacATGGACCCTCTGTTAtggaccctctatctctctctccctgacatggaccctctatctctctccccgaCATGGACCCTCTGTTAtggaccctctatctctctccccgaCATGGACCCTCCGTTAtggaccctctatctctctctccccgacATGGACCCTCTGTTatggaccctctctctctctctccccgacatggaccctctatctctctctctccctgacatggggaccctctatctctctctccccgacATGgggaccctctatctctctctctccctgacatggaccctctatctctctccccgaCATGGACCCTCCGTTAtggaccctctatctctctctccccgacATGGACCCTCTGTTatggaccctctctctctctctccccgacatggaccctctatctctctctctccccgacaTGGGGACCCTCTATCTCTCGCTCCCTGACAGGGACCCTCTATCTCTCGCTCCCTGACAgggaccctctatctctctctccccgacATGgggaccctctatctctctctccccgacATGgggaccctctatctctctctccccgacATGgggaccctctatctctctctccccgacATGGGGACCCTCTATCTCTCGCTCCCCGACATGGGGACCCTCTATCTCTCGCTCCCTGACAtggaccctctatctctctctccctgacatggACCCTCTATCTCTCGCTCCCTGACAtggaccctctatctctctctccctgacatggaccctctatctctctctccgtgCACGCTGTAAGCAGAGCAGTGTTGTACTGTCTTCTGAGATTAAACGACTTGTCTGTTTTTATTTCTGTCTTCTTTGTTCTGCTTAGAAATGTTTTTCTGTATCTGTTAGGGGTTTAACAGTATACATATTCATACTGAACCTTGGTTCGGTCGGCACTGTGAGCCTGAAAGAATACACAAACAAATCTAACCACTAGACCTATAGGCTAAACCCGCACTGTGTTGTATGCCTCCTGAGTAAATCTGAGTTTACCTGTTTTTCAGGCTGATCTGATAAAACAACTATAGCCTATACACATGTTGTAATAAAAGGTTACATTTTAATTGGCCGCATTTCAAACTGTCCTTTTGTGAGGCGTAGCCAGGAACTTGTTCTGTAAAATGGTGAGTGGTGAGGTCGATAAACCAGGAGGATTTCCTGTCGTCGTTTAAATCTCCAGTTTGAGATAATTTTAGGTTCCCAGTAGATTACAGCGGTGATGGACAGAGAGTCTCCACGTTCATCTAGAATAGATTACAGCGGTGATGGACAGAGAGTATGTCTCCACCCTCATCTAGAATAGATTACAGCGGTGATGGACAGAGAGTATGTCTCCACGCTCATCTAGAATAGATTACAGCGGTGATGGACAGAGAGTCTCCACGCTCATCTAGAATAGATTACAGCGGTGATGGACAGAGAGTCTCCACGCTCATCTAGAATAGATTACAGCGGTGATGGACAGAGAGTCTCCACGCTCATCTAGAATAGATTACAGCGGTGATGGACAGAGATTATGTCTCCACGTTCATCTAGAATAGATTACAGCGGTGATGGACAGAGAGTATGTCTCCACCCTCATCTAGAATAGATTACAGCGGTGATGGACAGAGAGTCTCCACGCTCATCTAGAATAGATTACAGCGGTGATGGACAGAGAGTCTCCACCCTCATCTAGAATAGATTACAGCGGTGATGGACAGAGAGTATGTCTCCACGCTCATCTAGAATAGATTACAGCGGTGGTGGACAGAGAGTATGTCTCCACCCTCATCTAGAATAGATTACAGCGGTGATGGACAGAGAGTATGTCTCCACCCTCATCTAGAATAGATTACAGCGGTGATGGACAGAGATTATGTCTCCACCCTCATCTAGAATAGATTACAGTGGTGATGGACAGAGAGTCTCCACGCTCGTCTAGAATAGATTACAGCGGTGATGGACAGAGAGTCTCCACGTTCATCTAGAATAGATTACAGCGGTGATGGACAGAGAGTCTCCACGTTCATCTAGAATAGATTACAGTGGTGATGGACAGAGAGTCTCCACGTTCATCTAGAATAGATTACAGCGGTGATGGACAGAGAGTCTCCACGTTCATCTAGAATAGATTATGCTTTTGCCAACACCTCAGACATGTTGACACATTTCCACCAGCGTCACCTCAGTATTCCATGGGAGTAAGAAACGCAAGTAAATAACACAGCGTAACCCTTCTCAGCTGATTCTGACCAGGACAAAATAATTAAGAGCGATATGTATTTTTATAGACGCAAATATGCGGCCATTCTCAGTGGTTAGGGGGTCAGTATATAGGGGGATATGGGGTCAGTGGATAGGGGATGGGGGTCAGTGGTTAGGGGTCAGTGGTTAGGGGTCAGGGGGATAGGGGGTCAGTGGTTAGCGGTCAGTGTTTAGGGGGATATGGGGTCAGTGGATAGGGGGTCAGTGGTTAGGGGATAGGGGGTCAGCGGTTAGGGGGTCAGTGGTTAGGGATAGGGGGTCAGTAGATAGGGGGTCAGTggatagggggatagggggtCAGTAGATAGGGGGTCAGTGgatagggggttagggggacagGGGTTCAGTGGATAGGGGGTCAGTGGTTAGGGGTCAGTGTTCAGTGGATAGGGGGTCAGTGGTTAGGGGGTCGGGAGGTCAGTGGTTAGGGGGTCAGTGGTTAGGGGTCAGGAGTCAGTGGTTAGGGGTCAGTAGTTAGGGGATAGGGGGTCAGTGGTTAGGGGGTCAGGGGGTCATTGTTATGGGCTCAGGAAGTCAGTGGTTAGGGGTCAGTGGATAGGGGGTCAGTGGTTAGGGGTCAGTGGTTAGGGGTCAGTGGTTAGGGGTCAGCAGTTAGGGGTCAGTAGTTAGGGGTCAGGAGGTCAGTGGTTAGGGGTCAGTGGTTAGGGGGTCAGTGGTTAGGGGGTCAGTAGTTAGGGGGTCAGTGGTTAGGGGGTCAGTGGTTAGGGGGTCAGTAGTTAGGGGTCAGGAGGTCAGTGGTTAGGGGGTCAGTGGTTAGGGGGATAGGGGGTCAGTGGTTAGGAGGTCAGGGGGTCAGTAGTTAGGGGGTCAGGAGGTCAGTGGTTAGGGGGTCAGTGGTTAGGTGGTCAGTGGTTAGGGGATAGGGGGTCAGTGGTTAGGGGGTCAGTGGTtaggaggtcaggggtcagtgGTTAGGGGGTCAGGAGGTCAGTGGTTAGGGGGTCAGTGGTTAGGGGGATAGGGGGTCAGTggttaggggtcagggggtcATTGTTATGGGCTCAGGAAGTCAGTGGTTAGGGGGTCAGTGGTTAGGGGGTCAGTAGTTAGGGGTCAGTAGTTAGGGGGTCAGTAGTTAGGGGTCAGCAGTTAGGGGGTCAGGAGGTTAGGGGTCAGTGGTTAGGGGTCAGCAGTTAGGGGTCAGTGGTTAGGGGGTCAGCAGTTAGGGGGTCAGTAGTTAGGGGGTCAGGAGGTCAGTGGTTAGGGGTCAGTGGTTAGGGGTCAGCAGTTAGGGGTCAGTTGTTAGGGGTCAGGAGGTCAGTGGTTAGGGGTCAGTGGTTAGGGGGTCAGCAGTTAGGGGGTCAGTGGTTAGGGGGTCAGTAGTTAGGGGGTCAGGGGTCAGTGGTTAGGGGTCAGTGGTTAGGGGATAGGGGTCAGCGGTTAGGGGGTCAGGAGGTCAGTGGTTAGGGGGTCAGTGGTTAGGGGGTCAGGAGGTCAGTGGTTAGGGGGTCAGTGGTTAGGAGGTCAGGGGGTCAGTGGTTAGGGGGTCAAGAGGTCAGTGGTTAGGGGGTCAGTGGTTAGGTGGTCAGGGGTCAGTGGTTAGGGGTCAAGAGGTCAGTGGTTAGGGGGTCAGTGGTTAGGTGGTCAGGGGTCAGTGGTTAGGGGGTCAGTGGTTAGGGGGTCAGTGGTTAGGTGGTCAGGGGGTCAGTGGTTAGGGGGTCAAGAGGTCAGTGGTTAGGGGGTCAGTGGTTAGGTGGTCAGTGGTTAGGGGGTCAGGAGGTCAGTGGTTAGGGGGTCAGTGGTTAGGTGGTCAGGGGGTCAGTGGTTAGGGGGTCAAGAGGTCAGTGGTTAGGGGGTCAGTGGTTAGGTGGTCAGTGGTTAGGGGATAGGGGGTCAGTGGTTAGGGGGTCAGTGGATAGGGGGATAGGAGGTTAGGGGTGAAAGTGTTCTCGCCACATTAGGCTCTTCACTCTCTCACCCGTTTCAGCATACAGCCTACCTACCGATCTACGGTATATAAGCAAGTTCAAGATGAAGTTGACAATGAATTGGCCAATCCACCCTGTGTTAGACTTCCTACAGATGGATGGACCTACAGGGCTACAGAGAGGTACTTCACAGTGACAGCCAATCACATTACCCCAGACAGGGATCCACCCTGTGTTAGACTTCCTACAGATGGATGGACCTCCAGGGCTACAGAGAGGTACTGAACAGTGACAGCCAATCACATTACCCCAGACAGGGAAAGGAGAATTACAGTGCCATAGACACACCCTCTTTGAGTCACACAAGGGCATTGGCCTTTCCCATGTCTGAGCCACGTTTCCATAAGAAAACATTAGCATTGGTCTTTCCCATGTCTGAGCCACGTTTCCATAAGAAAACATTAGCATTGGCCTTTCCCATGTCTGAGCCACGTTTCCATAAGAAAACATTAGCATTGGTCTTTTCCATGTCTGAGCCACGTTTCCATAACAAAACATTAGCATTGGTCTTTCCCATGTCTGAGCCACGTTTCCATAAGAAAACATTAGCATTGGCCTTTCCCATGTCTGAGCCACGTTTCCATAAGAAAACATTAGCATTGGTCTTTTCCATGTCTGAGCCACGTTTCCATAACAAAACATTAGCATTGGCCTTTTCCATGTCTGAGCCACGTTTCCATAACAAAACGTTAGCATTGGCCTTTTCCATGTCTGAGCCACGTTTCCATAACAAAACATTAGCATTGGCCTTTTCCATGTCTGAGCCACGTGGTGTTTTATTTCAGAAGATCCCTGATGGTCTCATCAGGCCTGTTATGACAGATATGGAAT
Proteins encoded:
- the LOC106592529 gene encoding protein Jade-3 yields the protein MKRLRSSSSSDSSDNESPSTSFCSSNKYGSKPGTPAPMPKKPAEVFRKDLISAMKLPDSHHVSPEDYYLLGDTWRQEWEKGVQVPAFPETIPHTSIRNIAEKPKEVVFTLQKRYIQCWSQTSTETGYVNIKELAEAMCSYDLDNMDLYWLQALNAELEHMGEGPVDELTMERTMEALERHCHDNMNHAIDTVEGLGIEYDEDVICDVCRSPDSEEGNDMVFCDKCNICVHQACYGIVKVPDGNWLCRTCVLGIDPQCQLCPIKGGAMKATRAGTKWAHVSCALWIPEVSIACPERMEPITKVSHIPHSRWSLICSLCKLKTGACIQCSVKNCTVPFHVTCAFEYSLEMKTILDEGDEVKFRSYCLKHSKPKNQASSDPPAPGLSPCQPAHNKQPKAGEPGSGLSPSEPAHNKPPKAGEPGSGLSPARPKPPVDPERGGLRAQRLLELEEEFSTLIHPEELALNLGLPPTLLDFIYQYWKLKRKSNFNRPLLPPGEEEDNLLLLPHEDSIHTRMRMFMHLRQDLERVRNLCYMVSRREKLKLSQSKAQEQIFNLHVKLLNQEISAGLPVDSMLFRPPPRITLKLKMPKVSLGNGKTGFKSGNGPLCPDNSGNVHERSGGGKGLGKEGGGLGNEGGGLGKGKGGGKPQLHGRGKREELSNGILLSTSTSGQSCREGSTTIGPALTNSMSRASALPIKSTGKPLTGKTLPGKPLALPVHSSSNGNVKLDPDRVGHVPKSNGVTEKMVVVTQKDTACQTPSEQEAGEGSGGKGSQSTSFRRSTMEHFNRSFKEATVSLVRTTEDLRGDKVSQGGKGTRSAKDRTWAKPLPGVPQGLGGTRPPPYQETDGYCPDLELSDSEPEAKGQKWRQGRGDSGGQAGGDYSRGNSRGKQGLGGSSKTSAQR